The genomic segment TTTCTTATACTGTCAGTGTACTGTAtaccccctctgtctgaaatgctccaTTTTAGGAATACCCCTCCGATTAGccagtcttctctgattggtcagctcacacatgcctgagccagcacctcTCACATCAAAAAAATCGATTGCTGAATCCAATCTAACGTGCCAAACTAGCAGCCAGGCACGgataatgcaaatgtgtgacatggtgacgtaatgtgatgtcacaacgtcacagaattaaaggcgggactactgacgaggcgcATTGCACaagaaacactgaaggaaagcaagaaaacaaaaaaaacaaaatgaccattgaatttcttctctttctctttcaggtaTTCCCCCAGAATCTCCCCACATTCCCCTGGAGACTGAAGACTGGATGTCCAGCCTGACAGACAGCGACGTCACCTTCCTTCCAGACTGCAATAAAGAGCGCTCCGGGATCTGCAACCTCTCCGACACGTGGGAATCCACCACCCGCTCAGACGTTAAGCCCACGCAAAACACCACTGCCAAGAACCAGTCCGTCAACCCCTTCCTGATCCCAGCTCCGCTCATGTTGGTGCCGCTGTACACCGACTGGAACAGTGCCATGGCAGCTTGGGGCCTGGCCTGGGAGGCGCACGTTTATGGGGCCGGTTGCGCCTTTGCGATGCTAACGATAGCATCGGCGCTCAATCTGCTCTGCTTGCCGCTACGATGCCCATCCGGATGTGGCTACTTCGCTCTGGTCAGCCTGTTTCTGCTAGCTGCTGGTTGTACCAGATCTTTCTCGCTCCTGTATGACGCCTACGGCCACCAGGACCGTTTACCTTCCACAGAGGCCTCGCTGATGCTCTACGAAGCGCCATTTCCCTGCTTGACTGCAGCGTTCGGTctggttttcctcctcctctccatgcGCTCAAGGATGCAGCTCTCCTACTCAGCCTTCCAAAGACCCTGTTTCCTGGCCTGCCTGGTTTTCCTGCACTTTGCCGCTGCATTCGGACCGGTGACGTTACTGAAGTTTTACCAGCAGAAGCCTCccctttgcctctttctttctctcatctccCGTGGAGCCTTCGTAGCACTGGCCACGTTTCTCTCTACTGCCTATTTTGTATTCTACATCTACGTGCGGGCGGATTCCAAGCACATCTACCACCTGAACAACACGTCTCCAACGCCTGCTGAGCGCTACAACCGCTGCCCTTTCGCAGAGAGCCGCGACTGGGACCGTGCAGCCGTGACCGTTTGTCTTTCGGCATTGTTTTCCTTAGCATGTGCAGGACTGCAGTTGTATGCAATTCTCAATGCTATGGGTGTTgctggtggagaggaggtctTCCACCCTTGGCCCTGGTGGAGTTTTCAGTTCAGCTGCCGACTGTGTGAGCTCGGCGTTTGTCTCACTTTAGCCTTGGTGGTCTCACAACCCGTCTACTGTTCGGACCACCTCCCAGATGCAGGGAGCTGCTGGACGGAGCTCTTGGCCTCCAAGTCCCCCATCCTGCCTGGGAGCTACCAGTGGTCCCTGAGCCAGCATGAGAAGCTTGCCATCGTCGATACCGTTGGGCTTGGAGAGTCAGAGAGCCTTCCTCTTTACACTCTGATGGATGAGAGGCTCGGAAGCAGTCTGAACGGTCTGGACCTTCTCTACCACAGCAACAGGGCCTTGGCGTACCGGGACCTCGACTTGGATTTGGACTTGCATGGTTCAGAGAAGCCAGGGGATGGAGGAGGCGAAGAGCCCTCGGGTGGATCCTCATTTACAAGCGACTCCACCACAGACCTGCGGCCACCTTCGCCCATCAACCTCCGCCGCAGCATAGACGAGGCACTCTTCAGTGAGGCCCTCTTTCCCATGAGCCTCTTCAGTCCTTCAAGGCCGATTCGCTGCAGTGATCTATCCATAAACAACCACTGTGCACTTCCCAGCAACGGCCTCTGTGATCCTCTCTCAGCTGACCCTGGCCTCTATCGGACCTCTTCCTGCGTGGAGATGGACTCTAAACCCCAGCCCCCTTACACCCAAAATCAACGAGACACTGTTGAAGGTGCTCCGCCATCTCCCTCCCTGTCCTCATCCTCGAGTTGTTCATCTCCTGAACGTTGGAGGGGAAGCTCTTCCTCCTGTTCCCTCTACCGAGCCTCCCTCGGA from the Acanthopagrus latus isolate v.2019 chromosome 14, fAcaLat1.1, whole genome shotgun sequence genome contains:
- the LOC119032839 gene encoding proline-rich transmembrane protein 4, with product MLRLLRTLAFCFWCVVLLNKQAVADEEALWGPTASSENPPEKKQSSSWWPKLPSLPSLPSIPSIQFRIPFYGSSEGNDKAAAPTNTAKELTEPIDQLQDNSGSGDGSISDATLAQGLLTSVTKIGTESLPTGTSDSPHGSTAQSHNDTLVSDSYSPTSTSIRNTLFTNSPTSTGTPEQNATHTHPPWGTVPAAGPSMGATTQHLPEERTDGEDFTEKSPSTIAPETTVPTALTWAATQTTTTIPGLVETALTSRPPPRSSETTSDRTPQDLPVSVTLHAGEATVTESHPAQSEADLGFSEARSGPVEEQPGVITTAMGIDRQLESITSTTESQRVNFPIAGGRPGKEDKEDEEAEEGAAPSADGDAGLADASTPSTKPLTPSQPRSTGIPPESPHIPLETEDWMSSLTDSDVTFLPDCNKERSGICNLSDTWESTTRSDVKPTQNTTAKNQSVNPFLIPAPLMLVPLYTDWNSAMAAWGLAWEAHVYGAGCAFAMLTIASALNLLCLPLRCPSGCGYFALVSLFLLAAGCTRSFSLLYDAYGHQDRLPSTEASLMLYEAPFPCLTAAFGLVFLLLSMRSRMQLSYSAFQRPCFLACLVFLHFAAAFGPVTLLKFYQQKPPLCLFLSLISRGAFVALATFLSTAYFVFYIYVRADSKHIYHLNNTSPTPAERYNRCPFAESRDWDRAAVTVCLSALFSLACAGLQLYAILNAMGVAGGEEVFHPWPWWSFQFSCRLCELGVCLTLALVVSQPVYCSDHLPDAGSCWTELLASKSPILPGSYQWSLSQHEKLAIVDTVGLGESESLPLYTLMDERLGSSLNGLDLLYHSNRALAYRDLDLDLDLHGSEKPGDGGGEEPSGGSSFTSDSTTDLRPPSPINLRRSIDEALFSEALFPMSLFSPSRPIRCSDLSINNHCALPSNGLCDPLSADPGLYRTSSCVEMDSKPQPPYTQNQRDTVEGAPPSPSLSSSSSCSSPERWRGSSSSCSLYRASLGGSSLVLCPSPERQARQLLQQGGVGNLPSSGQAEPQRLYQTLGAASQESLDLDMSSEADRSVQEEFISVCRQIDALSICSETIDL